One Dokdonia sp. Dokd-P16 genomic window carries:
- the folB gene encoding dihydroneopterin aldolase, with amino-acid sequence MGKIRVTNIRAYAYHGCLSEETAIGSDYRVDVEIEADLSKSAQTDKLADTVDYVLLNRIVKEEMAIPSALLEVVCERILVRFFKEEALIQLATVAVSKVNPPIGGDVEMVTVERTRVR; translated from the coding sequence ATGGGAAAAATAAGAGTAACAAATATACGTGCATACGCCTACCACGGTTGTCTTTCTGAGGAAACAGCCATAGGATCAGACTACAGAGTAGACGTAGAGATTGAAGCAGATTTATCAAAAAGTGCTCAAACAGATAAACTTGCAGACACGGTAGACTATGTATTACTTAACCGTATTGTAAAAGAAGAAATGGCGATTCCTTCTGCATTACTAGAAGTAGTGTGCGAGCGTATTTTAGTACGGTTTTTTAAAGAAGAAGCTCTTATACAGCTAGCTACAGTAGCAGTTTCAAAAGTAAATCCTCCTATAGGTGGAGATGTAGAGATGGTTACTGTAGAGCGTACTCGAGTGCGTTAA
- a CDS encoding DUF6327 family protein — translation MREYSSFEQIEHDLKILKLKRQISEEEVRLNVNGAKNGMSSGFSPVSSLGTLVGSLLQKAVVAKLLSTIFGYKRVKEVNREGEYKA, via the coding sequence ATGAGAGAATATAGTAGTTTTGAACAAATAGAGCATGACCTTAAAATCCTTAAACTTAAAAGACAAATAAGTGAGGAGGAGGTAAGGCTTAATGTAAATGGAGCTAAAAATGGTATGAGTTCTGGATTTTCTCCAGTATCATCATTAGGCACTTTAGTAGGATCATTACTTCAAAAGGCAGTGGTGGCTAAATTACTAAGTACAATTTTTGGATATAAACGCGTTAAGGAAGTAAACAGAGAAGGAGAGTACAAAGCTTAA
- a CDS encoding zinc ribbon domain-containing protein, which translates to MRATGSFLTKLLNMQTEKYSTVTCKNCSYTEFYKAKTGALSNIFDLFGG; encoded by the coding sequence ATGCGTGCTACTGGAAGTTTTCTAACAAAATTGCTCAATATGCAAACAGAAAAGTACAGCACAGTAACATGTAAAAATTGTTCGTACACGGAGTTTTACAAGGCCAAAACTGGAGCACTTAGTAACATTTTTGATTTGTTTGGAGGATAA
- a CDS encoding YtxH domain-containing protein — MSKSSNTLLALVLGGAIGAAAGILYAPEKGTKTRKDLSKKAKKEQEKLLKQLKETRESLTDNAQKAKLTFEEKLNDSISTASHKADDVISTLETKLAELRVQNAKLQKDAVVDKNVAKVEKALS, encoded by the coding sequence ATGAGTAAGTCAAGTAATACATTGTTAGCGTTAGTTTTAGGTGGTGCAATAGGTGCAGCAGCAGGAATTTTATATGCTCCAGAAAAAGGAACTAAAACAAGAAAGGATCTTTCTAAGAAAGCTAAGAAAGAGCAAGAAAAACTACTAAAGCAACTTAAGGAAACTAGAGAGTCGCTTACTGATAATGCTCAGAAAGCTAAGTTAACCTTTGAAGAAAAGTTAAACGACTCTATCTCAACTGCAAGTCACAAGGCAGATGACGTAATTTCAACATTAGAAACAAAACTAGCTGAGTTACGTGTACAAAATGCAAAACTTCAAAAAGATGCAGTTGTAGATAAAAACGTAGCCAAAGTGGAGAAAGCATTATCATAA
- the rnr gene encoding ribonuclease R, which yields MNSKKRRRGPGKISNLSERIVRILKDDHQKTYNYKQIAAKLDVDDPSSRNQIIKHLQQLKAKEQIIEEERGQFKIASNKNYHTGILDVSGKGGGYVMVDDLEQDIYVPPHHLNKALNGDEVEVYIYRQRRSKKHEGEITKIIKRKTEEFVGVVKLQKKFAFVLTSESNKMYTDVFVPLKKLGKAEDGDKVVVTIEDWPDKADSPFGRITKVLGKPGEHNTEIHSILAQYGLPYEFPEEVEEFANKIDTSIKADEIAKRRDMRDVLTYTIDPKDAKDFDDALSFQKLENGNYEIGIHIADVSHYLVPGTILDDEAYERATSVYLVDRVVPMLPEILSNGACSLRPHEEKYTFSAVFQMKADSGKIVDSWYGRTVTYSDARFAYEEAQAIIESRSNLIPAEVSLTGEAYKVSDELVEATLEMDRIAKIMRRQRMKDGAISFDKVEVKFKLDDDMNPEGVYFKTSKDANKLIEEFMLLANRKVSEFIGKQSPKKTFVYRIHDEPNDEKLASLEKVIGKFGYKLDLKDRKTTTSSLNQLLTDVQGKKEQNMVDTLAIRTMSKAVYSTDNIGHYGLAFDYYSHFTSPIRRYPDVMVHRLLQHYLDGGKSASEEEYEQKCKHSSQMEQLATSSERDSIKYMQVKFMQDHKDEEFVGVISGVTEWGIYVEIISNKCEGMVRLRDIKGDHYEFDQDSYSVIGQKSGNQITLGDEVIVKVKEADLVKKHLDFTLVGVKEGLHQ from the coding sequence ATGAATAGCAAGAAGAGAAGGAGAGGACCAGGAAAAATATCAAACCTCTCAGAAAGAATCGTTAGAATATTAAAAGACGATCACCAAAAAACCTACAATTACAAACAAATAGCGGCCAAACTTGATGTAGACGATCCATCCAGCCGCAACCAAATTATCAAACACTTACAGCAACTTAAGGCCAAAGAGCAGATTATAGAAGAAGAACGCGGCCAGTTTAAGATTGCTTCAAATAAAAATTACCACACCGGAATTCTAGATGTATCTGGAAAAGGTGGAGGTTATGTGATGGTAGATGATCTAGAACAAGACATTTATGTACCACCGCATCACTTAAATAAAGCTTTAAATGGTGACGAAGTAGAGGTATATATTTACCGCCAGCGCCGTAGTAAGAAGCATGAAGGAGAGATTACAAAAATAATTAAGCGCAAAACTGAAGAGTTTGTAGGCGTAGTAAAACTTCAAAAGAAGTTTGCTTTTGTACTTACCTCTGAGTCTAATAAAATGTACACCGATGTTTTTGTACCGCTTAAAAAGCTGGGCAAAGCAGAAGATGGTGATAAGGTGGTGGTAACTATAGAAGACTGGCCAGATAAGGCAGATTCTCCTTTTGGAAGAATTACAAAGGTCTTAGGAAAACCAGGAGAGCATAATACAGAAATACATTCTATCCTTGCTCAATATGGACTTCCATATGAGTTTCCAGAAGAGGTAGAAGAGTTTGCAAACAAGATAGATACATCTATAAAAGCAGATGAAATTGCAAAACGTCGCGACATGCGTGATGTACTCACGTATACCATAGATCCTAAGGATGCAAAAGATTTTGATGATGCATTAAGTTTTCAAAAACTTGAGAATGGTAATTATGAAATAGGAATTCACATTGCAGATGTAAGTCATTATCTCGTACCGGGAACGATACTAGATGATGAAGCTTATGAGCGTGCAACATCTGTATATCTAGTAGATAGGGTAGTACCTATGTTACCAGAAATATTGAGTAATGGTGCTTGTTCATTAAGACCTCATGAAGAGAAGTATACATTCTCTGCAGTGTTTCAAATGAAAGCAGACTCTGGAAAAATAGTAGATTCTTGGTACGGACGTACTGTAACATACAGTGATGCCCGCTTTGCATATGAAGAAGCACAGGCAATTATAGAAAGCAGATCAAACCTCATCCCAGCCGAAGTTTCTCTTACTGGAGAAGCCTACAAAGTATCTGATGAGCTTGTAGAAGCAACATTAGAAATGGATAGAATTGCTAAGATTATGCGTCGCCAGCGCATGAAAGATGGAGCTATTTCTTTTGATAAAGTAGAAGTAAAATTCAAGCTTGATGATGACATGAATCCAGAGGGTGTTTATTTTAAAACTTCTAAGGATGCAAATAAACTCATTGAAGAGTTTATGCTACTGGCAAACAGAAAAGTATCTGAGTTTATAGGAAAGCAATCTCCTAAAAAGACATTTGTATACAGAATACACGATGAGCCTAATGATGAAAAACTAGCATCTCTTGAAAAAGTGATAGGCAAGTTTGGTTATAAATTAGACTTAAAAGATCGTAAGACTACCACCTCTTCTTTAAACCAACTTCTTACAGATGTACAGGGAAAGAAGGAGCAAAACATGGTAGATACACTTGCTATACGTACTATGAGTAAAGCAGTATACTCTACAGATAACATAGGTCACTACGGTCTTGCATTTGATTATTACAGTCACTTTACATCGCCTATACGTCGTTATCCAGATGTAATGGTGCATAGATTATTACAGCATTATCTTGATGGTGGTAAATCTGCTAGTGAAGAAGAGTATGAGCAAAAATGTAAGCACTCTTCACAAATGGAGCAGCTAGCCACAAGTTCAGAACGAGACAGCATCAAGTATATGCAAGTTAAGTTCATGCAAGATCACAAGGATGAAGAGTTTGTAGGTGTTATTTCTGGAGTTACAGAATGGGGAATTTATGTAGAGATAATCTCAAATAAGTGTGAAGGAATGGTGCGCTTAAGAGACATTAAAGGTGATCACTATGAATTTGACCAAGATAGTTACTCTGTAATAGGGCAAAAATCTGGTAATCAAATTACACTAGGAGATGAAGTAATAGTAAAAGTAAAAGAAGCAGATCTAGTGAAGAAGCATCTTGATTTTACACTTGTAGGTGTAAAGGAAGGATTGCATCAGTAG
- a CDS encoding head GIN domain-containing protein — protein sequence MKFIYTIVALVITATAFAQNPITKDVGDFTEVKVYDRIVVNLVKSTENKVIITGEDVSQVQVVNKDGTLKIKMDLDLIFDGNKTFVHVHYNNLQVIDGNEGAVITSNELIEQDKIEIKMQEGARVKVGLLVKEAHLRAVTGGIIEASGQATLQKVKVNTGGIYEGRDLETETAEIFVQAGGEVEAYASKLADLTIRAGGDIVIYGNPAEVKRRRTFGGRIKIM from the coding sequence ATGAAATTTATATATACCATAGTAGCGCTAGTTATTACAGCAACAGCATTTGCTCAAAACCCAATTACAAAAGACGTAGGTGATTTTACAGAAGTAAAAGTGTATGATCGTATTGTAGTAAACCTTGTAAAGTCTACCGAGAATAAAGTAATTATTACTGGTGAAGATGTAAGTCAAGTACAAGTAGTAAACAAGGATGGAACTTTGAAAATCAAAATGGATCTTGATCTTATTTTTGATGGAAACAAAACCTTTGTACATGTGCACTACAACAACCTGCAAGTAATAGATGGAAATGAGGGAGCTGTAATCACGTCTAATGAACTTATAGAACAAGACAAGATTGAGATTAAAATGCAAGAAGGTGCTCGTGTAAAAGTAGGCTTACTTGTAAAAGAAGCACATTTAAGAGCCGTTACAGGAGGAATTATAGAAGCAAGTGGTCAAGCAACTCTACAAAAGGTAAAAGTGAACACAGGAGGCATCTATGAAGGTAGAGATCTTGAAACAGAAACAGCCGAGATATTTGTACAAGCAGGAGGAGAAGTAGAAGCTTATGCAAGTAAACTAGCAGATCTCACGATAAGAGCAGGTGGAGATATTGTGATCTATGGTAATCCAGCAGAGGTGAAGCGTCGTCGTACTTTTGGAGGGCGTATTAAAATAATGTAA
- a CDS encoding carbon-nitrogen hydrolase family protein has product MSTSIENIELKYLTLNDYEELKSAMIQAYSNMPDMYWNEKQITALINKFPEGQVVIKIDGKLAGCALSIKLNESTFDSVHTYEEITGNYTFNTHKPDGDILYGIDVFIKTEYRGLRLGRRLYDYRKELCEEQNLKGILFGGRIPNYHKHADSVTPKEYIEKVKRKEIHDPVLNFQINNDFHPAKILKGYLPGDEDSGEFAVLLEWNNIYYEKKSVVAATQKKVVRLGLIQWQMRLYKDLEELMQQVEYFVDAVSGYRSDFALFPEFFNAPLMAENNHLPVSEAIRELAKHTEEIKNRFSQLAISYNINIITGSMPEVVDDLLYNVGYLCRRDGSTERYEKLHVTPDEAKVWGMQGGNKLHSFDTDCGKIGILICYDSEFPELSRILADDGMDILFVPFLTDTQNGYSRVRNCAQARAIENECYVAIAGSVGNLPKVHNMDIQYAQSMVFTPCDFSFPANGIKAEATPNTEMILIADCDIDLLRNLNQFGAVKNLRDRRKDLFELRRR; this is encoded by the coding sequence ATGTCAACATCCATAGAAAATATCGAGCTTAAATATCTTACGCTCAACGATTACGAAGAACTTAAAAGTGCAATGATACAGGCGTATTCTAATATGCCAGATATGTACTGGAATGAGAAACAAATTACTGCACTTATCAATAAGTTTCCAGAAGGTCAAGTAGTAATTAAAATTGATGGAAAACTTGCAGGTTGCGCGCTTTCCATAAAACTCAATGAGTCTACTTTTGACAGTGTACATACCTATGAAGAAATTACGGGTAACTACACATTCAATACACATAAGCCAGATGGAGATATTCTGTACGGTATCGATGTTTTTATTAAAACAGAATACAGAGGTTTACGTCTAGGAAGAAGATTATACGATTACCGTAAAGAGCTTTGTGAGGAGCAAAATTTAAAAGGAATCCTTTTTGGAGGTCGTATTCCTAACTATCACAAACACGCAGATTCTGTAACTCCCAAGGAATATATTGAGAAGGTAAAGCGTAAAGAAATCCACGATCCGGTATTAAACTTCCAGATCAATAATGATTTTCACCCTGCTAAGATTTTAAAAGGATACCTACCTGGTGATGAAGACTCAGGTGAGTTTGCCGTACTTCTAGAGTGGAATAACATCTACTATGAGAAAAAATCTGTTGTTGCAGCTACACAAAAAAAGGTAGTAAGACTTGGCTTAATACAGTGGCAAATGCGTTTGTATAAAGATCTAGAAGAGCTCATGCAGCAAGTAGAGTACTTTGTAGATGCAGTATCTGGTTATCGATCAGATTTTGCACTTTTTCCAGAGTTCTTTAACGCTCCACTTATGGCAGAAAATAATCACCTACCAGTTTCAGAAGCTATACGGGAACTTGCAAAACATACGGAGGAAATTAAAAATCGTTTTTCACAGTTAGCAATATCTTATAACATCAATATCATTACAGGTAGTATGCCAGAAGTGGTAGATGATTTACTATACAACGTAGGGTATTTATGCCGTAGAGATGGAAGTACAGAACGTTATGAAAAACTTCATGTAACTCCAGATGAGGCAAAAGTATGGGGAATGCAAGGAGGTAATAAATTGCACTCTTTTGACACAGACTGTGGTAAAATAGGAATTCTAATTTGCTATGATTCTGAGTTTCCAGAACTAAGTAGGATCCTTGCAGATGATGGTATGGATATTCTTTTTGTTCCTTTCCTTACAGATACTCAAAATGGATACTCTCGTGTGCGTAACTGTGCACAAGCAAGAGCTATTGAAAATGAATGTTATGTGGCAATAGCAGGTAGTGTGGGTAACTTGCCTAAGGTGCATAACATGGACATCCAGTACGCACAGTCTATGGTATTTACTCCTTGTGACTTTTCATTTCCAGCAAACGGGATCAAGGCAGAGGCTACACCTAACACAGAGATGATTCTTATTGCAGATTGTGATATAGACTTATTACGTAACCTCAACCAGTTTGGAGCTGTTAAGAACTTAAGAGACCGTCGTAAAGATTTATTTGAGTTAAGAAGAAGATAG
- a CDS encoding glutamine--tRNA ligase/YqeY domain fusion protein, translating into MTEDNKSLNFLEQIVEEDLKGSYTKEDLRFRFPPEPNGYLHIGHCKAICISFGLGEKYGAPVNLRFDDTNPAKEEQEYVDAIKEDVSWLGYQWDKECFSSDYFQQLYDWTVQLIKDGKAYVDSQSSEAMAEQKGTPTQPGVPGPYRDRTVEENLDLFARMKAGEFKEGEHILRAKIDMAHVNMLMRDPIIYRVLHKDHHRTGSDWCIYPMYDWTHGESDYIEQVSHSLCSLEFKPHRELYDWFLDQVYSGDDLRPKQREFARLNLNYTIMSKRKLLTLVEKGVVSGWDDPRMPTISGLRRRGYTAAAIRNFIDAVGVAKRENVIDVALLEFHIRQDLNNIAPRVMAVLDPVKLVITNYPEGKEEWLDAENNPEDEAAGERKVPFSRELYIEREDFKENAGNKYFRLTTDKEVRLKNSYIIKGGEVIKDENGVITEIHCTYDPESRSGSGTEASKRNVKGTLHWVSIAHAIKAEVRLFDRLFSDENPDGHEDKDFMEFINPNSLTTITGYLEPSLKDVEVGDIFQFQRKGYFNVDKESTADHLIFNRTVGLRDSWAKVKPKQAQGNAQGQAKPQQQQKASALSTINKLGKKLANLPEDKRLAAVADIQKLAASLTEDEVKGFFNTSAKKVGTRIAGIESLYAFAKAQNKTINDIEGAEAFVEKAKEDSNEILQEAASKF; encoded by the coding sequence ATGACAGAGGATAATAAATCATTGAATTTTCTAGAACAAATTGTTGAAGAAGACCTTAAAGGAAGCTATACTAAGGAGGATTTGCGTTTTCGCTTTCCACCAGAGCCTAATGGGTATTTACATATAGGTCACTGTAAGGCAATCTGTATAAGTTTTGGGCTAGGGGAGAAGTACGGGGCACCGGTAAACTTACGTTTTGACGATACAAATCCTGCAAAGGAAGAGCAAGAATATGTAGATGCTATCAAGGAAGATGTTTCTTGGTTAGGGTATCAATGGGATAAGGAATGTTTTTCTAGTGATTATTTCCAGCAGTTATATGATTGGACTGTCCAGCTTATTAAGGATGGAAAAGCTTATGTAGATTCTCAATCTAGTGAGGCTATGGCAGAGCAAAAGGGAACACCTACACAACCCGGTGTGCCTGGACCTTACCGTGATCGTACGGTAGAAGAAAACTTAGACCTTTTTGCTAGAATGAAAGCGGGTGAGTTTAAGGAAGGAGAGCATATTTTACGTGCAAAAATTGACATGGCGCATGTAAACATGTTAATGCGTGATCCTATTATTTATCGTGTACTGCATAAAGATCACCACCGTACAGGTAGTGACTGGTGTATCTACCCTATGTATGACTGGACACATGGAGAGAGTGATTATATAGAACAGGTAAGTCATAGTTTATGCTCGCTTGAGTTTAAGCCTCACAGAGAACTTTATGATTGGTTCTTAGATCAAGTATATTCTGGTGATGATTTACGTCCTAAGCAGCGCGAGTTTGCACGTCTCAACCTCAATTATACTATTATGAGTAAACGTAAGTTGCTCACATTAGTTGAAAAAGGAGTTGTATCTGGATGGGATGACCCACGTATGCCTACTATTTCTGGACTAAGACGTCGTGGTTATACTGCAGCAGCAATACGTAATTTTATTGATGCAGTAGGAGTTGCAAAGCGTGAGAATGTGATTGATGTTGCATTGTTAGAATTCCATATTCGTCAGGATTTAAATAACATTGCTCCTAGAGTAATGGCAGTATTAGATCCAGTAAAACTTGTCATTACTAACTATCCAGAAGGAAAAGAGGAGTGGCTAGATGCAGAGAATAATCCAGAAGATGAGGCTGCAGGAGAGCGTAAAGTTCCTTTTAGTAGAGAGTTGTACATAGAGCGTGAGGATTTTAAAGAAAATGCCGGAAACAAGTATTTCCGCCTTACTACAGATAAGGAAGTACGTTTAAAAAACTCATACATCATAAAAGGTGGTGAGGTTATCAAAGATGAGAACGGAGTTATCACAGAGATACATTGTACCTATGATCCAGAGAGTAGATCTGGAAGCGGTACAGAAGCTTCTAAGCGCAATGTAAAAGGAACGCTACACTGGGTTTCTATTGCTCATGCTATTAAAGCAGAGGTACGTTTATTTGATAGATTATTTAGTGATGAAAATCCAGATGGACATGAGGATAAAGACTTTATGGAATTTATAAATCCTAACAGTCTTACTACGATTACTGGATACCTTGAGCCTAGTCTTAAAGACGTTGAGGTAGGTGATATATTCCAGTTCCAGCGCAAGGGATATTTTAATGTAGATAAAGAGTCTACAGCAGATCACCTTATTTTTAATAGAACCGTAGGTTTACGTGATTCATGGGCAAAAGTGAAGCCTAAACAAGCACAAGGTAATGCTCAAGGGCAAGCAAAACCACAGCAACAACAAAAAGCTTCTGCGTTAAGTACGATTAATAAACTAGGAAAGAAACTTGCAAACCTTCCAGAAGATAAGCGTCTTGCGGCTGTGGCAGATATACAGAAGCTAGCAGCGAGTTTAACGGAAGATGAAGTAAAAGGATTCTTTAATACGTCGGCAAAAAAGGTGGGTACCCGTATTGCGGGTATTGAGAGTTTGTACGCTTTCGCGAAAGCGCAAAATAAAACCATTAATGACATTGAAGGAGCCGAAGCATTTGTTGAAAAGGCAAAAGAAGATAGCAACGAAATATTACAAGAAGCAGCGTCTAAATTTTAA
- a CDS encoding LysE family translocator, with product MFQDLHTAIPLGFFLAFLIGPVFFVLLETAATKGFRAALTFDIGVIIADIVFIVVAYLSSYQLLENLSNQPGLYVFGGAILIVYGLTIYLKKPTRDALDPNRAKVKKGGYLQLFIKGFLLNFINIGVLVFWLGILIIVGPTVDNDGDRLLGFFIGMIGAYFVTDLGKIILAKQLKRYLTPRRIFKVKKVLGLILIFCGLVLVTKGFVPSDEFNIQQEMERFQELPEIKPDTIH from the coding sequence ATGTTTCAAGATTTACACACGGCTATACCTCTAGGATTTTTCTTAGCGTTCTTGATAGGCCCTGTATTTTTTGTGTTACTAGAAACTGCGGCAACTAAAGGTTTCAGAGCTGCACTTACCTTTGATATAGGTGTTATTATTGCAGATATTGTTTTTATAGTAGTTGCTTACTTAAGTAGTTATCAACTACTGGAAAATCTGAGTAATCAACCAGGTCTTTATGTTTTTGGAGGAGCGATATTAATTGTGTACGGACTTACCATTTATCTTAAAAAACCTACCCGAGATGCACTTGATCCTAACAGAGCAAAAGTGAAGAAAGGTGGTTATTTACAGCTCTTCATAAAGGGATTTTTACTCAACTTTATTAATATAGGAGTACTTGTTTTCTGGTTAGGAATCTTAATAATTGTAGGTCCTACGGTAGATAATGACGGAGACCGTTTACTAGGTTTCTTTATAGGGATGATAGGTGCCTATTTCGTTACAGATTTAGGTAAAATAATTCTTGCAAAACAACTTAAGCGTTACCTCACACCACGTAGAATTTTTAAAGTAAAAAAGGTTTTAGGTCTTATTCTTATTTTCTGTGGTCTTGTACTGGTGACAAAAGGTTTTGTTCCTTCAGACGAGTTTAATATCCAGCAAGAGATGGAACGTTTTCAAGAGCTTCCAGAAATCAAGCCAGATACGATTCATTAA